The genomic stretch aatgcaacccccccccccccccaagaatgaAGGAATTCTCTATTTGTGATGGGCCTGACAACCTGTCAGGCGGCGCCACTCGTGAAATGTTGTGGCAGCACTCAAAGCAAACTGTCCATGCATGGCAGAACTCAATCTCACACACGCTGACAGCATTCTGTACGGAGCTGCGGACCAAGGAACCGACATGGCCGCCTGACCAACGCCTATAAGCAAACTCAAGGGGGCGCCACCAACTGCTCCATGTAAAAGCTTTCATTCCACGTTCAGATGTCGAAGGTTTACTTTGAGTTTATGAAATTAAATGTGTCACGTTTTGCATCTTTGGTTTAAAACTATCTATTATTACCTACTATTTGGACTTGGGCTCAGAAGTAACAGCAGCTTTCAGATTTTTTGAAAATCTTAAGGGGGTTCATTGACTTTTTCTTGGAACTCAATCTGTGGAAGTGCTTGTCATTTCTGGGAAGACGGAGTTCGGTGCCCCGTCTGTGGTTTTCCGAAGTTTTGGCGTGTGATATATTTCTGTGTGAAGGAACAGCATGCaaatcagatttaaaaaaaacacatacaaagGAAAATATTCTGCTAATGTGTGTCAGCTGCttttgaaactacagaaagtcGCCCTTAAGGTGCGTGATGATGAGTGGTGTGGGTGCAGGGTGTGGGAGGGGCATGTGGGAggggcatgtgggaggggtgtgTGGGAGGGGCGTGTGGGAGGGGCGTGTGATAGAACATACAGTACATGGCTGTTTCTGGATCCTGAGAATGACTGTAACTTTCCCTCCAGCAGCATCTGGAAACAGCAGCCACATTTTGGCCTGTACCAGCTGATGTATGTATTCGGCTACCtctgaaagaaagaaaagccATTGTCCATCATTCCTCCTCTCGCTCTCTCCAGTTGCAGTCTGTTTTTACTCTCTGTCCTGTTGTAgggctgcatggtggtgcagtggttagcactgttgcctcacacctctgggacccaggttcgagtctccgcctgggtcgcatgtgtgtggagtttgcatgttctccccatgtcgtcgtggggtttcctccgggtactccggtttccccccacagtccaaaaacatgctgaggctaatttgagttgctaaattgcccataggtatgtatgtgtgagtgaatggtgtgtgagtgtgccctgcgatgggctggccctccatcctgggttgttccctgcctcatgcccattgcttccaggataggctccggacccccgcgacccagtaggatcagaggtttggaaaatggatggatggatgtcctgTCGTACACTGGGGCAACATGGTTGGGTTTTTTACCTCAGTGTAATTGGTGGTATTGGATATGTCAGAGTTTGTACCTCACTGCAAACACTGGGCCCGTACCGAAACGTCACCTCAGCTTAAATGAGGCAATGACAGATTTCGGCGCAGAGTCTGAGATTAAAAATCGGTTGTTTACATCCAATGAACAGAAAGATCCGCCATGGGTCTCTTTGTACTTCTGCTTAATGTGGAACGTGCCATTGTAtcctgggtgggtggggggggggggggagctggttATTGTTTGGCAGCCATTGTGAGCCAGTGATCTGAAGCATGCAGGAGATCAGGAGTACACGCACATCAGAGGATCGCCTCATCTTTTTGAAGAGGAAATGTTATTGTAAGTTAATGAAATCAGTCATCCATCCAAATGTTGTTTTCCAAAAACATTTCTAATattttgcaccccccccccccccccccagtgtcaccTTGTCCCCAGAGGGAATGCTGGAGCCCTGTTTCTGCAAGGCGGCGTGTTAAAGGGATGACGGATCTGTTGACTGTTTATCCTGCAACACGCTTCATCCAAAGGACAGACGTGTTAAATCCGATGTGCCGTGatctttttttaatgattttgcTACTGCCGTCAAAAACTGCCTTTAATCTGACGTACGGGAGAGTGAACGAGTGAACTCGAACTGAATATTAGCTGTTCAATTTCATGGCGTCACAACCGAGTGACTGATGGCACCAAGCAAGTTATTCACGGTGGTACATCCAGAGGCCCACCCCACTaacttaagcccccccccccctcccctgctgcTGGTCCCACAGGCTGGGATTTGAATGATATTATAGTTTGATTTGTCTGTTAATTGCCTCCCAGCTCATTGATATGTGTGCTGCCACTTTCcagtcttcagtccctaaaaccCAACTTCTGCTGAGCCGTGAATACCAACCAGGAGCCGGCGTTTCTCATGCGCCTGGCGCTGAAATGGACACCGCTGACACAAAACGCGTCATTATTCCAGAGAGAACGGTCTGGAAAAATAAAACCTCAGCCAATGCTGTGACTTATGAAACGACTGGTCTGATCGTCATCAATACTGCGGAGAGAGTGGAAGCCAGACACAGCCGGCCAGTAATTATTGCATTTATTATTgcgtttattattaatatagtaATTATTATGCATTTATTTGCAATGACACGCGTGCAGTCCGTCTATCTCCCACTTATATGGAGTAACCGTTCACGTGCTGATGATTGTGGTGGCTTAGGGCCAGAGcacgccagtccatcatagcacactcacacaactacacatACGTTACAGGTTCACTCAGGTGTCTGGCCACCCGTCCCGCACTTTACGAGATCGTCCCGTAGTTTATGTTTTTGATCCCACATTGTAGAATAGAATGCTGTGTCCCATTCTAAATACTATTTCATGCACAAATGATATCCATAAGGGTGGGTCCCCTTACTTCTGCAGCTCTGCGTTTTGGATCCCGGGGGGGGCCAGAGGAAGCCGACAAAATACAGAAAGAATGTTAGAACAGAGATAGAAGGAGCTCCGACTCCCTGAGCCTTGAGGATGCAGCATTGCATTATGGCTGCAGTTTCCCTACAGTGACAAGATGAAGGTAGTGAAGACCGCGGCATTACTGTATGTTCTCGGAAATTCGAATGGTTCACCTTATGGGATAAGAACACACAGGCTGTCAGTGTGCAGCTGTgcgtgtgatcagaaggttgctggtttgaatcccgtggCCAGCAGACGGATGCCACctttgggcccctgagtgaggtccttaacccccagcaaCAGGGCCACTGCACACTGGTTATCCCTGCGTTGTGACCCAGTCTGAAGGGGGAGgcaaaaagacaatttccccacagaggTGAATAACGTCTCATGCTTCTGTTCCTTTAATCTCCAAGCTACGTTCCGGCCAGAGAGACTGAGCCTCCTCCCTGTAGCAGAAAAGCGAAAGGGGAGCGTCTCTCAAACGGGCCGCACCTCTGGTGAGTCAGCCTGCGCTCTCCTGCCACCCGCAGGCCCCCGTGCTCCTCTGCGGTTTCCCATCTCTCAGATGCCGTAATTTTCAGCTGGAGGAAGGGGCTTTTAATAACTCATGGAGTTCAAAGACCAGAATGCTAGCTGTTCAGGAATCCATTAAACCGTCCCAAAATATGAGCTCTTAGCTGCTTTATTTAGATCTCCTACAATGAACGGCAATAAAAGAGAAAATAATGTTATGTCTGTGTACACGGTTTAAGTTTTCCGGAGAAATTTTTCTTTGGTAAGGCAAAAGGATCCGGTGTTTACTGTGCTGCGACTGGCGCCCGgagcccacccccccgccccatacCGTCAGCCTGCCTCTTCCCAGGAATAGGCCCCGGGCTCCGTGATTACCTTGTTCTCTGGATGGCTGCTTTGGCGCCATGCGGCTTACTTGACTCCAGGGTGCGGAGACTCCCTGCCGATGCTGCTATTGGAAGGCCGGCTTGGGGGTAGATGCCGGTGCCGCTGTCTCCTGACCCacctctaatctgcatttacaTCCCATTGGGGGGCAGATTCGTCCGCGGGCCAATCGGGTGGAAGAACAATTCAGCCAGACGATGAATGCTTTCGCTTGGGATTATTTGGTTTTTCATTCTGGTCTTCGTCGTTAGCTTAGGCCATATTGGTAGATTCCTACCCAAAGGAAGCGAAGATCCTTAAGCTTCACAGCCAAGGACCCATCGCCAATGTTTTTCCAGAAAGCTCTGCCTTTGCTGAGACCTGATGGTGCAACCTGTCAGTCCATGTCCAAGGTCACAGAGTGTGGAGCACGACGAACACACATGTGAGTAGTAAAGTCACGGAAAAATGACCTCGTACTGTAGTGTCACGACATATTGTGTCCACATGCAGTGTGACTTTGTGTCAAGGTTTGTCACAGATGTAGTCAGATCTCATTTACCCAAAGCTGGGGGGCAGCTGTAGGTTGGGCCAGTTCAAAACATCCCCAAAGGTggaaaaacctgaaacttccttactttcaAAGACCTATAaatgtcatattttgtttggttgcttatggttaaggatagggctgggtagggtttgAAGTCATCATGTTGAGATTAGagctttccccatagaaatgaatggagagtccccacaaagatacaaacctttgagtgtgtgtgtgtgtgtgtgagagagagagagcgggtatacctatccttatggggacacaatgtccccataacgtgataaatatccgttttttttctctattaaaatcagtgactgctatgaaaaaactaaaaatgcaaaaactcttgtattttgcttggttacttatggttatggttagggcagggtgggggttaaggttgtcagagttagcgttagcatttttcccatagaagtgaatgagcgggccccataaggataggtataccctacatgtgcgtgtgtgtgtgtgtgtgtgtgtgtgtgtgtgtgtgtgtgtgtgtgcatttgtgtggtTAATAAACAAATAGTGACAAATTTATAGGAATCAAAATACATGATTTTTCCAGTTTCCCGCAGGCTTaactcctgaacaccccccccccagacatccTCTCACTGATGTAGTAGCTTCCTGAAAGGAAGGCTTAGCGATGACGGTGTGGCAGGGAATGGGGGGGTCCGTTTGTCCGTTATATCCTGAGTCTCGGCAAGGGAGATAATTAAGTCTCTGTGCTTTTGTTTCATTTGGCCTGAAGTTGTCTGGTAATTAGTGACTTCCACTCATGGAGGTCGGGTAGTTAGCGCTAGCAGAGTGCTGTGCTGAGCTGTTTAATGTGCAATGAAACAAGGGAAGGCTTCATCTTGCTCTTTTAAGATAGTAGAAGAGTCAGGAGGCTCTCTCCAGAATCTTCCGGCTAAGCGCAACGTTGGCTCTGCTCCGCCGGCTACCTGCCACTTTATCCGAATGTTTGGAGCCTCTCAGACGATATTCGCCTGCTCCCATGTTTGATGGCACGGTCGCTGAGCCAGGAAACTTTGAGATTGTTGTTTCTGCTTAGTTGTTTACCAGATGATGCTCTCCAGCTCATTTTATTCAATTCATATTGGTACCGTGTCAAATGTCTTGGGGTAGCTCCAATCCCATGAAAAATCTGGGCTTACATCTTCTCTGAAACGCCACTGATGTTTTGGGGATCCTCTGGTGTCCACAGAGCATGGCCGGATCATCCCTGGTCCGCCATCCTGACGCATGTCTGAGGCACACGGAGCCAAGCAGCATGCTTCTAGCTAAAATTGACAATGATCAGTTTACATTCAAAACAGAGCAAGGACCTAATTCACACACTTCCTGTCCTCCGCTGATAATATTACCCATAATTCCAGAAGAGGTCAAATCTGCCTCTGAGGCTGGAGCTACAGCTGTTGATGTATGTCCAAGCTCTACCCGGCTGACTCCGCCCCTCCGCGGCAATCGGACACACAGCCCTCTCTGGTACATGTACTGGTTTTGTGTCAGGCCTTTGTAATATGTGAAAGAAAGCTAGGGCTCACTAGGACACATGTCACCAAGGATTCCGAAAATCCGATAATACGGAATCGAATTTGAATAGATTAACGGtcttttctgtctgtctgtctctctgtcccatAGCGCTGTTTCCGTCGGCGTCTCGAGTGAAGAGGGGACTGGCGGAGATGGTCAACCCCATCTTCCATAACTCGGTAGAAGACGTCAACCTGCTCTTCGAGGTGAGATCGCATTGTCCCCGCTGCTTCAGGAGACTTCAAACGTTCCTGGGAAATCTGTATACGTGCCATTTAGCTCGAATAAACCGGCCCCGACTTTAGCAGACTGTCAATGCAGATAGATCCAGATTATGCCATTTGAAAAACAGCTGTTGATGGGCAGGACCTGACATTTACAGCTGTCTTTGTACCATGAGTGAGATGCCCGCTCTTAGCCAAATCTGTATCTACATCTAAAGATCCACCTTTACTGAATACTAAAAAGatcaaggtcaaaggtcaggaaGACATGCCAAAAAATATCCACCGGTTTTCTTCTTATATAAACCAGCAATCCCAAACACTGCTTAATAATTATTTATCGTTCAAGTTCaactttatttataaagcacattTAAAACAACCGAAGTTGACCGAAGTGCAGAACAATATGATTCGTGAGTCACAGACGACAACAAGAAATACATTGAACATAAACACATGGACAGTGACCCGGTAACAACAACCACAGTGGCAAGATCAACTAACTCTTGGGATCTAAGCCGCGTCAAATAAAATGGGgtggaaacaaacaaaacagaaaatgcTCGGTTATTTGTTGGCGAATATTAGTAGCAATTACTGTACACTAACATATTTATTACCATCTAAATTATAATAGCAGATAGTCGGGTTAACAGACTCTGAAACGCTTTATGAAGAACTTCGGTCCAGATATCCAACaagtaactttacatccagcgATATAAAATCATTGTGAGGGAGTTAGGGTTTTATTCTCTGATGCAGATTGTACTCTGTAACTCCTGAGCTATGCCGAGGTGTCATTAATAGTTGATTTTGTTCTGAGGGTTGGAGCACCGAAGCTGTCACGTGGTAAACAATGGGGCTCGTGTCGAGCGTTTGCCCCATGGGGGCAGCGCTTACTTGTTTGCCTTCCCAGGCATGTTATTGTCAGGGACTCAAAGGACTACCTAAAGGTCTGTTAAGCACAGTGTAATTCAACAGAGACGGCTGCTTCTATATTAAACTTCCAATACTTTGCCGTTCCCCTGTTCCATTAATGATTTACGTAACATGGTGCTAAGTGTTttgtgtttaattaaattatacaTAAGAATCTGCGCAGCTCTGTGTTAGAAAGAAAAGCTGGTTAAGATGGAGGTTTTCTTAACATTCTGGGAGAGCAGCTGTATCCTGGGCAATGTTGTTGttggttttcttttcttttcaaatTTAACAAAATTCACATCCATAGGCAAAACTCCAAGGTGCCATTTTGAAAAACGGGCCAGAGCACAGCCTCGTTTGTCCAGAAACTGACCTCAGATACTTGGATTCTCTGACCAATCGCATGAGCTCCAGCACCCACTGAACCTCTAATCCGTCACGCAAACCAGAGGATTTGGAAAAGTACGAGTAGACTCAGAACAAACCAAAAGCTTATGAAGGTCTGGAGGTTACAAGCCACCACAGGATTGTCCTGGACTGGGACATGTCATTCTTCATTATTCGCCTCTGCCAGAAACCTAACTCCTGAGTGATTGTGTAAGAGGTCTGCCTTGCAGCCTGCAGTCCCCAAGAAGGATGGGACAGGAGTTTAAAGAGGCAGGACTAGAGAAAACCTGGAAGGTACCTCAAACAATGCGGCCCCAGGCAATGCAAGAGCTGTGTGTCTTCCCTCCTCTCGGCGTTGATCCTGCAGCGTCTCCCCATTTTCCGTAAATCTTGCAGTAGGACCCACTTTCCTCGTTGACAAGCTTGAACACATGCATTTCTGAAGTGTACAGTGATTTCGGCAGGTCTGGGGACACGCATTTTCAGCCTACGACTTTCCGGACATTAATAGCGTGTGATGCTTTGACCTTGGAAAACAATGGGCACAAAGCAGCATTGTTTTGTTAAAAACATGCATAACTAAATCTGCATATGCCCAGTTTTCCATTCACCATGCAAGAAATTCTTGCCATtcaaaggaaagaaagatatatttaaaaattatagTGTCAAATATTCCAAATCTGTCCATCTGTGCTTGTAAGTCAGCACGCTTAAAGCCATATCAAGCTTCGGTCCAGCTATTTGAAGAGGATTTTTTAGTTTTGAAGGGATCTGGAAGTGCTTGTAATATTCGCCCCCTAGTGGTCAGATGTTTACTCTGCGTCTGTGGGTCCCAGTGATTAATTATACTCATCATTTGGATAGAAAACAGCATCACCTGGCTTTTTAACTGATTGGGCTACTTTCCACAAAGCAGGTGGCATTCAGCAGAGCCCACCGGTAATATAAACCAGTCACTTTCCTTATGGGATGTGAGTGCTGCAGTATATAAACAACACGTCAGACCAGAATTAGCTTTGTCCTATAAAACTGTATTCGTGGAAACGTATCTGCAAGCAAAGTCCTAGGATTTTACTAACCATTTCAGTCTTGCCTTCAGAGGAAAAATCTGGAGCTTATCAACAAATGTGGCCCCTTCTagtatgtgtttgtgtatgtgtgtagatggatagataattaATAGCTCTTCTCGGTTCTTGCAGTTGGACTTTTTGTTTTGCTAATTACTTCCCTCATCCAATGTGCAGATTTTTCTCTGTAGCGCATGTAGTGAGTGATGCGTAGGCGCCGTGTGGTCCGGCCGGATAATGAATGCAGCCGCATTGCAGAGAGGACACGGAGCCGAAAGGTGTGTCTCGCGGCTGAGAGCACGTCTCGCGGCTGAGGGCACGTCGCGCCAGTGCTGACCAGGCGTGCGGAATCTGTACAAAGGAGTTCATTGTAATTACTCAGCACTTGGAAGTCACAAcaacatattttttatatatttttattttgttttccattttctACTGAAATCCAATTTCGGATTGTTAGTTTTCAGTGTCGTTTTATTCGTTTTTTATATTAAAGACATATTTCTAAttagtttaatatattttagctTCAGTTTAAGTAGTTTTATTTCTGGGGATAGATTGAAAGTTGCAGATCTATTTTATGTGGCTTATCTAAAATAGGCACTACTTCTGGTTATAATGGTCAGCCAAAGGCAGTATACTGGATTACATTTCTTTGAGTGATTTCCATCACGGAGGAAAAATGAGCAACTCATTACTTTAGTTAAAGGTATTTTAAAATAGTAATGGAAAGTATTtggctttttattttattttatttgagttCGTATtggaaacaaaataaatatttttttttgtttgttttttggaaCTTCTCCAACATTTACTATTTATATACTTCCACCTTGCATACACGTATACCTATAGAGACAATTAATCATTTGTTGGTTTACATTAATGCTTCCGTGTAGCTCAGTCTGCAGAGCATTTGTATGTGTTGAATCTGCTTGAAGATTCTGTTTGCACCAGtggcgtcagaagcattttgaatgtgggggggggggggggggcacacacttATGAATCAGATTTAATGGTGGCAATGCCAATGGTCTGTACCATTCACAATAACACACTAAATATCATTGTACACCtgtgcaatgacaataaaattctctgcattctattctattctgttctgttagtagtagtttattttgttttgtgtcttaaaattttttgtaaaacaaataaaatttctTATAGTTTTAGCTGAGCTTTTCGTTCAGGATAATAATCTtgacctgcccccaccccctccacggTCAGTCTGCTTACCCCCGCTCGGTTTCCCGCAGATTCTGCTGGCCTGGCTGCCAGTCCTGGAGGAGAGCGGCTCCTTCTACGTACCCGATGAGGAGTTGGCCTCCATGCGGCAGACCCAGAAGCTGGGGCTGATCTATGAGGACGTCCTGCCCCAGAGGCTGACAGACATCCGCCGCCTGGGCGCTCACCTGTCCCGGCGCCAGGCGCCCTTGCGCAGGGAGGACTTTGAGCGCACCGTGCTGACCATGGTGTACACGGCCAGTAGGATGGCCAACACCACGGGCCACCAGAGAGAAGCCTGggtggactccttcgtcagcCTGTACAGAGCTGTAAAGCAAGATCTGACCCCCAGGACTCCATAACCAAACCATCAGAGATCGCCACTGAACGTTGCGCTCATTGCAGTTCCCCTAACACCTCGTTGTCTTGTGCATAATATATATTCGGTGTTTACCCTTTCATGTATgggaggggaaaacaaaatatttttttatgaaatccgttattttatagtttttgcaGAGAATTAAAACAATCGATTACTGTTTTTACAGCACTATAGATTCGCATTAGAGGTAAATATTGGTCTGTTGATTGCGATGTTATGTAAGCATTATACGTACTGATATGCATCTTATATGAGTGAATCCATGACCGAAGCCTGAAATGCCTATTAGTCTTTTGGGAGGAAGTCTGACAGCTGGTTTTTCATGTGACTTTGCATTATCGTTCCATCCTGTAGCCATTAAATCGGCTCCTGTTCTCTGCTGTCGAAATAAATGCGTGACTGTGTtggctgccttgcctgtttgtgATTAAAAGCAGAAAAAGCACATGCTTGTCATTATACTATTATTCTTTTTGCAGACCAACATTTATCCCCATACAAGTCGGGGCATCAGGAGGAGAAACACGGCTGATGTCATAGCCGCAATCACAAGAGGTGCAGGCGCGGGTGGCGGGAGACCAGGATGTAAGTGCGAGTCCAAGGGCTTTATTGGTCAGGATAAGGTATACCAACAGAGGTTGCGAGTAAGATAGGGACACTGCCACCAGCAAGGACAACATAACAACAACGATTACTACTATAACTTTGACAACAAAAACCACTACAACACCTACACCACGCAAGAAATGctcaactcccccccccagagcctAAACCCTTATGTTTAAAGGGAAAAACTGAAGTATACAATGAAGACAATTGGGGCTGGATAACTGGAAATTACGATACACGATAGCTTAACACAATAGGCAAACCTGACAGTCCGTTTCCCTTATGGTGGGTGAAAGCCTGAAAATTGTATTAGCGTTGATTGTTAATAAATCATCAGCAAAAATTTCCTAAAATTCACTCGATCGCAGTGCATTGTCAAAGGAGTAAAACTTAAAGTAATATGATTTGTTATATGGTTAAAAATTGtattcatgtttatttattgattATGGTCCTTTTCTTGTTAACTGGTTTTAACAGATCTTAGGCACAATATCTCGGAAAGAGAAAATTCGTCATGAAAACGTTTGGAAAACACTACTGTATTCTGTTCGTTATGCCCTCTTGATCCACATATGGTAAAGTTTaagacattttatattatactgCTGCTTTCTGAACCAATGAGGAATGCACAGAACTTTAATATTAGTGTAGGATACGGCCCGATTTTCATTGCCAAGCTGAGTCAGGGTTCTGTTTTGACGGTGCTGTGTACCGCAGCAGGTCTGGAATCTGTGCACATGCTTGGAAGGTcatcggttcaaatcccatagccaatagagtaatcatatcactgTCGGAcctttgagcaaagcccttaactcccacagctgcaggggtgctgcacgctggctgaccctgtgctttgCCCAAAAACTGTGTGTCACATGGAGAGTCAGGTGGGTACAGACAGTGCATGCTTGGGACAGCTTGGGAGTGCTCTAGCCCCTCCTACAATGatcacagcaccccccccccccccccaaatccgcTTTTTTCTTTTATGTCTGTAAAATCTCTAAATTAACGAGAAAGGCAATgaaatatcattgtttttatactGTTTTCTCGTGACATATTGGGCTTTGGGGTTGAGGCTTGCCGGAGTTAGAATTTAGAATTTATTTAGTCTATATCTTGTAGTCAGGCGCGTAGCCACGTAGTTAAATTACGGGGTTTTAACGTGAAATCAGTTTGCTGTGGATCAGACAGTCTCAGAAAGTGAAGAAACTGCAACATGAAATCACTATGGCCGCCAATACTATGGGGAAACCAAAGAAACTGCACTTGTACTCGTGGCAAATAATGAATCTTTTTCCTTTTCATTGCAgacactaggtggcagtgtcgTATAACGATCCTTTAATTGCTCCGTTTTCCAGTAACGCGAAGGATTCTGCATGTACTTTAGACTTCAGCATGCACTGCAGCCAACAGTTTAAGTGCAGGGTATCGTTTCTTTTTACAAGTCACCGTCTGATTAGCCAGCATGTCAACGCCGAAGCAGACTTAAGGTTGG from Brienomyrus brachyistius isolate T26 chromosome 3, BBRACH_0.4, whole genome shotgun sequence encodes the following:
- the LOC125739521 gene encoding protein FAM180A-like — encoded protein: MKSWKVVVVSFCYYHLCMWAASHRSRALFPSASRVKRGLAEMVNPIFHNSVEDVNLLFEILLAWLPVLEESGSFYVPDEELASMRQTQKLGLIYEDVLPQRLTDIRRLGAHLSRRQAPLRREDFERTVLTMVYTASRMANTTGHQREAWVDSFVSLYRAVKQDLTPRTP